The Zeugodacus cucurbitae isolate PBARC_wt_2022May chromosome 4, idZeuCucr1.2, whole genome shotgun sequence genome includes the window GCCACCAACCGCAACGCAAGCACAGTCACAGTCCACACCATAGTCGCCACACATCGCCGCACAGTCATCACTCGCACAGCCAACACTCATCACCGCATCAATCGCATCATCATATGCACGAAACCGATTCGCTAACGCGTTCATCACTAACGCATCCACCACGCCCCGCAGCCAATGCGCAAACCTCATCCACGCATCATCCACATCATTCACATCAGCATAATCATCGACGGCGACGTTCGCGTCACAGTCACCAGCAACAGAACGGAAATGGGAACAGTAATGGTAATGCAGGAGGCGGAGGCGGCAGCGGTAACTCAAGCTTACATGGTCCACACGGACATAGCCAACACAGTGAACCGCGTTCCACAAATCGGCATCACAGCCATACACATGGCAGCAGCTGCACACGACGACATCGTTCGGCCACAGATATTTCCAGCACATCGCTGAACACATGCCACGATCCAACCTGTGTGGATCGCGAGGTGCAAGAGATCTTGGTGCGCAAGACATGTTGCAATTCTTCGCGCACTGAGCTCGCACAATATTTCGCCGAGGATCTGTACGGTTCTACACGCCGTCCCTCGTCTTGTTGCACCTCTTCGGATTATTGCTATCAAACTGATTCGACTAGTCTGTATGGCTCACGCTCATCGCTCAGTCGCAATAATTCCATTAAGTCAGCGTCGGTTGCCTTACGCAAACGTCGTTTGCACCAGCGGCAGCCTAGTTACACATCGATCTCTTTGCGTGGCTTGAACGCCGGACGTCCAAGCAGTCAACCCGGTTCGCTAACTTCCGTTTTTGATCGTGCCAAACAAATGGGTATCGATGCCGCCGATTTGGATAAACGTGGTAGTGGTGGCAAAATTGTGGTCTCACCCTCAAAGGTGACCATCGAACGGCAGACATCAAAAGATGCGCTGAGCAATGATCTGCCCGAGTATGCCTGCTCACCATCACCAATACGTTGGAGCTTCCTGGCCGATGGTAAATCTCCAACTGAATTCGAACGCGCGGTGGGCGATGCGGACACCAAAGATCCGTGGACTTCTGCGGATGAGCAACCACGTGTGTCACGTGAGCCGAAACCTACTAAATGTGAGCATCGCAGCGAACACCGCAGCGAGCATCGTTCTTACACCATGCAACACAGCAGCCGTAAGCATGCGCACGACGAGCGTCCTAGCACTTCGGCTGCAGCGGCGGCGCGCAAGTGCCGCGAGAGTCCTATAAACTGTGATTTTGAAGAGACTTCGACCACGGTGCTATTCCATCAGGAGGCGGACTCCTACAATAACTGTTGCAATAACTACATCCAATGTAACACCTACCTCGATCAAGATCTGCAGATCACCAGTGAAGACATACATCAATATCTCTCAAAGGGCAATCAACAGTCTAGTGATGTGTTGAACAATTCTAAAAACTATCCATTCCAGCCCAGCAATGCTTTGGAGTTtcagtataaaaacaatttcgccAACAACAATACCGGTGCCGCTTCCTCGGAGGGTGGTGACAGCGTGCGCGGCTATGAGTTCTGTTTTCGACGCAACTCCAGCAAAGAGACAAATCTAAATCAGAATTCAACCGCCGCTGGCACATCCGTTGGTGAGTCGGAGGGCGCTACAGCCTGTGCCGCGTCCTCTTGTAGCAGCACACCACTCTCGCCAACCAACATAAACCTCTCGTCTAGCACGAATAACATCAACATCGTCTTCGGCAACTACACCGAACGCAATGCCAATGAAGTCAAGTTCATTAACACCACGCGCGGCGGTGATACGGTCGCCGTCTCAACCGAGGCGCATCACAGCGGCTACCTGCCATACACTTACCCAAGCTACGACTATACCAATATGTCGGCAAACTCGCAGTTCGACAAGCCGCTGGGCATCGGTGAGCTGCCCAAAGACTTCACCAGCACTGCCGGCAGTGCTGCAGTTGGCGAAGAGGAAGGCGCTATCGGTGGCTGCTCTAGCGCCACTTGTGGCTCACCAACAATCACCGCCACAAGCGATGGTCAACACTCATCGCTACTGCAATCGCCTGTGCCCACAGGTGTCTCATTCGAATCCTTCGATGCCGCATCCGATCACAATTTGATCTCGTGTCGTGGCAGCTGTCAGTTTTCACCAACACCACGTTCACCATTGTCGCCCGCATCGCCAGCCTCCTCACCATGTTTGTCGGCTTCCATTAACCCCGCCGCAGCGTCCTATGTGAATACACATCATCCATATTTTCATTATCAGGCGCATGGCGCCGATCAACAGCAATCACCCAGCAATCATTATCACAATCACACGCAATATCATCAGCATCAGCAAttcaccgaaagctttaagatCAGCAATGCATTCAAAAAGGTGCGCAAGCGTGCACGCAAATATACCGATTTCCTGCGCAAAAAGTGAGCAAGCCGATCGAACGATTCGACACAAACGATGTGCCGCGATCATTAAGCGAACAGCAATCGTGCATCGTTCGTTTGTCGACGCATCCAACACACATGCGGATCGTTTGAACGATGCTTCGCCAGCGCGAAGATTTGTAAAAGTTTGCTATGTGTATACGTGTCTCTATTTTGTGCAGATTCTCCATACTTTGGCAAGCGGTATGTGGTCGTGGCGCTCAACCGACGCGCGTTTAGTTTGGATGAAGGTGGGAATTGAAGCGGTGGTCGGCGCAGTACAAAGAGTAGCGAAGCTGGCGATGAACTCTCATTTACctttatgctgattttcgtgGTAATCGTAAATTACCATTATGTGAGCTAGAACTAGATTTAACGACTTCTGAAGGTAGCAAATTGACACACGGCGATTACCAACGAAGTTTTCAACGCGCTCTCGTGCTGATTTTCGAGATCATTAAGTACCGTTATGTGGTCTAGCACTAGATTTAACGACTTCCGAAGCTGGCAATTGCGACACGAAGCTTTCAACGAGTTCTCGTGTTGATTTTCGAGATCACGAAGTACCGTTATTTGATTTAGAACTAGATTTAAAAACTTCCAGCGTATTCTTCGGCTTAAATCGGTGTTCTAGAGACATCAACTTCATTCAATCATCGCATATAAACTTAAGCAATCTATtgacattatttgttgttacacAATCAAGCTGGATCTACACAAGATCAAGCAGTGAGCGTCAAGCGTACGGCGTGCGGTGAGCGGCTGAcattagaaaatacaaaaacaaaaaaaaataactccaAATTCAATAAATGGAGACCAAATCAATcttgaaaagcaataaaatgcaGTAAGCTGTAGATAAGTACTGAAAActtgaagaagaagagaaagaagaaaaagagaATGCTAATGTTCAATATGCACGAACACAGGTGCATcgtgttatacagttatttGAATTGAGTGTAGTACATAGGTGCATAAGCAGGcgtaaattatttactttgttcactgccaaacaaaaaaaatataactgttaaacagaaaccaaaaaaaaaaaaaaaaaaaaaacaaatatgcgaATGTATGCAAAAACCATAGAAGTTGAGTAATATGTATAAGAAATGCAAAAGTGTGGCAACACCCCAATTAAATGCCAAATTAAGTATGCacacaaattaaaattagtgaGTTGCCAAGTGCTGTGTGAGTTGTTGTTGGGGGCGTGGCAGCGCACGCTCTTTTATaccacatacaaaaatacactagacacacacacacacataaaggcATACAAACAATAACGGTAAACGCTTGCAAACAAATTTGCCCGGAACACAAGAACAGCAGGCGACGACTGCTTGGCGCGAAAagcaactaaaattaaaattacaaaataaacagttatactttaataattcaaaaacaaaaaataaaaaaacaaaagcaaaaaaacactcGAGCAtctaaaagcaaacaaaaaattaaatgcgaaaTTGTGACACAAcgactattttaattaaatgataaaagaaaaacaaaaaaaaaacataaattcaataaggcaaacaaaataaataggtGATTATTGTGAGAACCCATAGCGTAagttatacataaataaatcaatttgtattagttaataaaatatataaaaaaaacagaaaatagttatacagaaaaacaacaacaaacaatatgcatacaaacaatGTAATTCATGGCATAGGAACACGTACTTTCCAATTATATCCGAAAAAcccaagcaaaaacaaaaaaactataaaaaaattaaatacatagcAAACATGCAGTACagttaatttacaaaaacaataaataataacaaaaaaaaaataaagcccTTAAAAGATTGCAGCATTGCAGTACTCGTAAGCATATGTTAAAGCGCACAttgactttttttcaaaaatctgaaACCCCTGGGTCCACAAAACACACTAGAAATATATGcggcaataaatttattattaatatagaaCACATTTTAGGAATTATTAattctattattaatatttttgtttcaaattcacTGCCGGTGTCACACTGCATTTCTGGAGTTTTATTTCTCATTATTGTAATTTTGAAAGCTTAAAGAAACTGAAAACTGTTCTCCTTCTGTATCACTTCATTGCTAATATTGCATTGATGAGAGCGCTTCTATTGAACAATTTCCAGGTTCACATGAGCGGGATTTGTTATAATTTGGCGCCCCATCATGAGATTAATTAAATTCCAATCGTGATCTTTCCTAGCATAGCTaagttatttttccaaaattttgaatacaattttttattaattccacGAATTTATTCCTCGAAAATCCAAGCCATCATAGTTCTTCTTTGTTCTTCACGCACTGCGAACCTTTTCgaggtaaaaaataataaaaaaatgttatttctgAGTAAgctatatacgagggctgctacatatatttctggcctaaaaatgaaaatattaaataggaatatttatcaacgaaaatggttttattgtttttcaaaatattctccatcaagatttatacacttttgcatgcgctcaaagcaattttcgaagcacttttttttagccttttttgagcaattgtcaaattgtgcaggatccaacgagaacaaccctttttacggccaggtgttcatgcaatatcgaatgtatgctggtgggagaaatgcataggcatgcctctatctgaaggtatgttacatgacggtcttgcaatatcagttcacgtacggcatcgatgttttctggcacaacggctgtttttggacgaccttcacggaattcgtctttgagcgagcgtcggccacgattgaattcgttgtacaatttttttaatgctaaaaaatgtcaaactttccaatggaaatgtcagattggtgttgcctaggccagaaatatatatagcagaccTCGTAATCGGTTGTATTCGGAAAAACTAGACTAAAAAGCGCTTATTTGTTTAGCGACAGATGATATTTTACGtcatatgtgattggcgtggaaaccgtttagccggttatagccgaatcgatgaaagCCACTaatctctttccctcgcagttcggcgaaAGTTGGacatcccaagtgtaaccaggtcgctctccacatgGTCCCTCCAACcgagagtggaggccttccccttccacggcttcctccggcgggtactgcatcgaacactttcagtgctggagtgttttcgtccattcggacaacatgacctagccagcgtagccactgtctttttattcgcagaactaatcgttccatcgtctgcggtattcgtcgtttaCGTAAAATTTTCCTGTCGAAAGCTCCCAGTGTCGTCACTTCTGATGTACACATCAagttccagcatcaagttaaagaagtcacacgatagtgaatcACATTGTCTGAAAGCTCGTTTGATATCGAACAGCTACTATATACAGTTCACCATTAAAACTCCTCCCTTATATCTAATAGCTGCAAGAGGGCACATTAACTATGAACCTGATCTCTTTTGATCTTAATCTCTTGATATCAGTTTTAAAGGCTACACCCGTTTTACATATTTGACTTTTGGTCGACTCCTTCCACAAGAACAAGATCCAAAGTTTTGAATTAATCGGTAACGAGGAATAGTTCATAACAATAATTACATTTGACCAAAGTTCGATTGAATTTAGCGCAAGGGACCATTTgctgtttgttcgattcgctactctctaaaGTATTTTGAATCGAAAACATAGTCGACAGTATGGCTATGGTAGTAGTTTCACTTGAATAAAATGTCTTGTAAAGAGGCAGCAACCCATTTCGGAAttgatgcatacatatgtattcttgACTTGTgatattttacttcaaaaactGTTGAATATGATGACTGTATCAAAAGTTGATTTTCAAATGGTTTTAGTTGTCTGAAAAAGCTGTATTCCTTGAAGCttaaaataaagcttttttcaaGTTACCGTTCATCTGTAACTTTTTTTGACCTTCGAACAATAATTTGTGAAATTCTCTGGAAAACATTTTGGGATTAAGATTATAAAAGTCATGCTAAGTCACATTAAGATCTGCGGCATACTACTCTTTCACTAAATTAACAGTTTTCTTTAACTTCAAGTCTGATCTAATTGTGTGTTCATTTATGTTCTAAAAAGCTTTTACTTTTCACAAAACTGACTACGACACATTCTTACTCGATTATTTATAGATTACGTTTCTTATATATTGTATGAATtatacttataaaaatattaattttaagaaattgcaaaaaaatattctaaataacgATAAAGTGTAGATTTATAATAAGTAAATGTGTAGTGATGTTAGACGACTTCAGTTGTAAAACGAATGGAATTTGAAATGACGCAATTTTGTAATATCAATTCAGCAAAAGTAatgattaatatataaaaaatgaattacaacaaaaaatattagttgaaaattaaaaaaagaaataaataaaaaataacaaagaatATGAGATAAAGAGCAAAGTGCATGCGTAATAGTTtacaacattaaataaaaacaacaacatataaaaaaattcaagtatTTAGGGAGTAATCTACAGATTTAAGTACGCACTCGCCATGTGAAAGTAGTTTAGTAacttacaaatacaattaaaaacaacacTGAAATTATgcagatataatttttttcgataaaaatatataattttttttatttgataaaaaaacaaaaaaaaaatagtattaaaaaaaatattaaaaacaaaaaattttaaatattaaaatttttttttatatatgtatatatattttttatattaaattttttttttttttaatatttttttttattttttggaaaaaaaattaattataatattaatttaaaaaaaaatatttaaatttttttgttttaattttttttttaatattttctttggaaaaaaaataaaaaaagtttgttttttggaaaagtatacatttttttgtaaaaaaatatt containing:
- the LOC105220982 gene encoding LOW QUALITY PROTEIN: glucose transporter type 1 (The sequence of the model RefSeq protein was modified relative to this genomic sequence to represent the inferred CDS: substituted 1 base at 1 genomic stop codon), which translates into the protein MSWRRRSNTAPTASRGLTFFLTYSIFSAVLGMLQFGYNTGVINAPEKNIENFMKDVYKDRYGEDISEEFIQQLYSVAVSIFAIGGMLGGFSGGWMANRFGRKGGLLLNNVLGISGACLMGFTKVSHSYEMLFLGRFIIGVNCGLNTSLVPMYISEIAPLNLRGGLGTVNQLAVTIGLLLSQVLGIEQILGTNEGWPVLLGLAICPAILQLILLPVCPESPRYLLITKQWEEEARRALRRLRASSSVEEDIEEMRAEERAQQSESHISTMELICSPTLRPPLIIGIVMQLSQQFSGINAVLYYSTSLFMSSGLTEESAKFSTIGIGAIMVLMTLVSIPLMDRTGRRTLHLYGLGGMFIFSIFITISFLIKEMIDWMSYLSVVSTLGFVVFFAVGPGSIPWMITAELFSQGPRPSAMAIAVLVNWMANFVVGIGFPSMKAELENYTFLPFSVFLAIFWIFTYKKVPETKNKTFEEICALFRHGNGRSMLNCTNSLEPQSMNSGIEHAALMVSEEKTQHDSPASERCLEGGRNTLQGRSGASAPHHHRQQIPVCPNSGPXLRNASPPETASVHSTNAEQHQQYPHQQHQTQAKTSRQQQQQQQQQQQQTQQHHHVHCSYDKDIVCDDTQAHLQQLQQQQQQHGDLPPTPHRHQPQRKHSHSPHHSRHTSPHSHHSHSQHSSPHQSHHHMHETDSLTRGSGNSSLHGPHGHSQHSEPRSTNRHHSHTHGSSCTRRHRSATDISSTSLNTCHDPTCVDREVQEILVRKTCCNSSRTELAQYFAEDLYGSTRRPSSCCTSSDYCYQTDSTSLYGSRSSLSRNNSIKSASVALRKRRLHQRQPSYTSISLRGLNAGRPSSQPGSLTSVFDRAKQMGIDAVTIERQTSKDALSNDLPEYACSPSPIRWSFLADGKSPTEFERAVGDADTKDPWTSADEQPRVSREPKPTKCEHRSEHRSEHRSYTMQHSSRKHAHDERPSTSAAAAARKCRESPINCDFEETSTTVLFHQEADSYNNCCNNYIQCNTYLDQDLQITSEDIHQYLSKGNQQSSDVLNNSKNYPFQPSNALEFQYKNNFANNNTGAASSEGGDSVRGYEFCFRRNSSKETNLNQNSTAAGTSVGESEGATACAASSCSSTPLSPTNINLSSSTNNINIVFGNYTERNANEVKFINTTRGGDTVAVSTEAHHSGYLPYTYPSYDYTNMSANSQFDKPLGIGELPKDFTSTAGSAAVGEEEGAIGGCSSATCGSPTITATSDGQHSSLLQSPVPTGVSFESFDAASDHNLISCRGSCQFSPTPRSPLSPASPASSPCLSASINPAAASYVNTHHPYFHYQAHGADQQQSPSNHYHNHTQYHQHQQFTESFKISNAFKKVRKRARKYTDFLRKK